The genomic DNA CTTTTTTGGTTATCCTCACCAACAATTTGGACACGCCTCACAATAAAAACAATTCATATCTGTATTACTATTACGTATGAAAACGAAATTGATTTGTACGTAAAAATTCATCCgcttttgttgaaaatatttaatgagATGTGTAACACTTTATGAAAAAATGTACAAGTACTCGTGAAAGTAGGGTACCTTACCAGCTATTACCTTGTTTTTGTCGTTGACTACATGTGAAGGAACTCAAGAAGATGAtcagtaataataatacaaaaaacccTTGCGAATTGCAATTTTTATTGAGCCGACTTTGCCCTCTAagattttacaatatttgtGCTCACCAATCTAAAAGCACATCactaatatattcaaaaaaaaccaTGCAAATTGGTACTCTTTAACATTAAGTCTGATTCAGTTCCCGGCCTCAAATATACTAACTctatgagatatatatatagatgttagTTAGTATCTAAAATCAAAACTAGTTGTGCTTAAAACAACATAATTTGAATACCTTAGAAGCTTCAGCTGGTACGATCTGAAACGCTCTTTCTCTCAATGTGTAATCCCCATCAACCGTCTTCGCTCTGTAAATCAAGGGACAAAACTGTAAGGAACTCTAGTCATCAAGGCACTTTGTTAAAAAAGATAGCAGAGAGCCAGAAAAAACTAATCTCACCTGGTGAAAGTAAGCATATGTCCTTTCAATGTTCTGGATCAAATACCTCCTTGAGCTGCCCAGTGGATATACACGGATGGGCTCCCCATGCAGTAAAACCTCTGTGTTCCACTCTTACATCAATCAAAGTTGTATTCGTTAATAGCAATAAAATGATTTAGAGAGATAAGTTTTGACAACATTAGTCTTATAGCTAAATATAACTTTCAGCTATAAAGATAAAGCAAGAGATTAACAGAATTCGCATAGCATAGTTGATCAAGATCTATTTTTATGTCCCACAACCTCATGGAGACTAGAGAAAGGgaaagcgtttttttttttccagctcAAAGTTCTCTCTCCTATAGATTGGAATACTCTATCAGAAAAAGAAGGTTCTTAAGTGATTTACGGAGGATTTGGGGAAGTGCGTCAGATTTTTGGGGACACTTCAAGAGTGAAagagacactttttttttttttttttttttttttttttaaaaaNGGGAGGGAAGGGGGAAAGAAGGAGGAGACGGGAGCGAGCGTAGGTTCAGCGATTCTGAAATGGCCAACGACAATAATCTCTCCAGCTTGGTTCACGAACTCCGTGAACGGCTCGCCGCATCCTCCTCCACTCCGGCTAACTCTTCCGGAGAAGAAGATGCTCTAGAGATTCGATTTCGGGCCGTCTTCCCCAATCTTTTGAATACCTACCTTGTTCCTTCTCTCGGTAATTAATtactgtctctctctctcttgtttctgTACCCTTGCATAATTCTTAGCTTGGATTGGATTTTGCTGGAATTGGTTTAGGTTAACCCTAGGATGTTTACGGTGGTTTCATGTGCTCCTCCTacatctgaattttttttttttttttggactccACTTTATCGATTGAGTTCCAATTTCTCTCGAGTTAGCTACTTTTGAGAAACGCAATTTCATAGTTCCTTGTCGTGGTGCGTGTGCGTGGACAGGTAACGGGAGGGAAGTTACGGCTGTTCTGAAGCTTGTTGGTCATACAGCAAGGAACATTCCAGGAGTTTTCTATCACGGAAGCCCTGCGGCTATTCTCCCTGTGATTGCTCGTATTATCCCCTTCTTTGCTGAACCAGACTTTGTGTAAGTTGTTTCACTAGAATATTGGTTCCTATCTAGGTCATATCTCCTCCTGAACTGGGTGTCACTCCTCAAGAGTTTTCCTCTAATGCTTTCTTTTGGTAAATCAATTGCAGTCCTGCGCATGGAGTACTACTTGAAACTGTTGGCTCTCTCTTAATGTTGCTGCGTTCCAACTCAAGGAAGGCGTACCGGATGTTCTTCCATGACTCTTTGCAGGCCATTGAAGGTGATACTAAGATTTAGGACTTTCTTCCttgtttatgatattgatgTGGCGTTATCCAACTGATAAGAACTTTATGTACCACGAGTATCATTTTGCTCGATGCAAATAATGTTAGAAGGACCAAACTATATAATTGGAGATTGTTTCTTGTAAAACTGACTCCGTGACTGTTAATTATACGTACTATGGTTCCAAAATTCTTTAACTTATACTGAACTAACGTTCCTTTTCTGTGTCCAGATATGCAACCTATTGCATCACGTCACTCAAATGAACCAGAAATCTGTGAATCTCACATTCCATTTAGGTGTTTCTGTATGTCCTTTTCTGGAATTTTGGGTGATACTTGTCATCTCTGTGATCTGCCAGATGCTAATAAGCCCAGAGATGGGGATGGCCTTGTGTTGAACTTATTGGGAGCCAAACGATGGCAACCTTTTGCTACTTGTATCCTTAAGCTCATCTGTAAATGCCTAACTGAGGGGACACTCTACGTCCACGGTCTCATCCATACATCATTTGTCAAAGCTGCTTGTTCTCTAGTATGCGGTGGTGGTGCAGATTTGCAGATGGTGAGTAACTATTTCTTCATAAGCTTGGTGATTTGGTTTATCAGATCGATTGATAGTGTCACTGGtgcatttaattttctttggaGATGGATGATTTTTGGGACATTAATCTGATATCTGATTTTATATGGAAGGCATGCTTTGAATTTGCTTCTCTTATCGGATCAATCCTTACTTTCAACATCCTCCCTCATGTGGGCTTGATTCAGTCAATCATCCTCCTTTTAAGTGCAGATGAAGAAGGACTTCCTGTGTACAGGTGTGTTCCCACATATCAAAACacatctcttttgttttattttgacatGATTGTGAATTTAAGTTTCTGTTTACCTTCCTCACATTTGagtgtggaaaaaaaatatttgttaaattgCTCTTTTCCCCACTGGTTCAGTTAATCTTCTCCGATGAAGTTTCAGAATATAGATCTACCTTCACTTTGAACTTAAGTTCTGGGTTTGTGTAACAGAAATGCGATTTACGATGCTACTATTGGGCGTTTCCTTACGGCATTATATTCCAGCTGTTCTGATGTCGCTATCAAACTAACTGCAGAAAGTTTAGTGTTGGTCTTCCCTCATGCTTTACAGAGAACAAACAGTGAGGAGCTTAAGGTATATTTGGATCTGTTTCTTCCCATACACATGTTCCACTCCAATGAATTTCtgatcaattttttattttattttcactgGTACTCTTTCAACGACTTTATGGGAAATCACATgggatatatatgtatgtaggCTTCCCTGTGCGGAGCATATGCACGGATTGTGAAATCTTGTCCTCCTCGTATATGGAAGCTACATTGCCTTCCAGAGTTGCTTCATCTTTCAAAACCTTGTTATCAATTGATAGAATGTTTTAAAGCTGTTCTTGTAATTCTTGGACCTGGTTGTGTTCGAGGTAAGACAACCAAATGTGGTAGTCATACATCAACAGCAAGTGATACACCTGTCCTAGAAATTAACGTTGGAAAAAAAAGGCATATTAAGGATGGACGTGCTTACAAAAGGAAGCGCCAGAAGGTTGGTGATGATATTCAACGAGAGGTTTACTTGGATCCTGAATTTTCCAGTGAGACTGATGGAAAAGATGCTGTTAGTCTGCGTGAGATGCTTATTTCAACTGTAGAATCTTTAAAGCCTCCACCTGCTGGACCTAGTCTGTTACAGACTGAAATTTCAATTGTGGCACTTACCATGCTCAGCAATGCATTTTGTTTCTCTCCCTGGACTGACATGACTCATCGCTTGTTTCACCAGATGTATGCCTGGATTCCCTGGATAACTGAGCAGGTAACCAGGAACACCCCAGTCCCGATTCTTTTACTAGCATTTTCGAttcctgtttttattttaaacggTATGTATGTAGGTTGAGAAAGAAAATCCTATAATGTTCGATATTTCAATTTACTTGGAAGGAATTCACAATATTCTGCTTGTGCCTGGTAAGTCTCCTTTTCCATGAAGTCTTGACATGTTTTTCCATGCTAAATAATGTGTTGATCTTTTGCTCTATACCAGTTTGGGATTTATCATCTGTTAATGTGTTCCCCTTTAATCAGATTTGGATTCAAGGTATGAATATACAAGTAAAGGGAATGATCTGGTTGCCATACAATTCCTGCTGAAGCTTCCATGGACGCACTGCATGCTGTTTAAGAAGCCTAGCTCTCTAGTAAAGTCTAAGTGTTTATCTGTGGGAATATGGACAAAGCTTGGTTTACAAGATGGGAgtggttttaatatttttaatcggGCTCTTTCTGATGATTTTGAACAAGTGCGAGCTGTTGCTGTTATCTCTATGCCCCTCAAAGTTCTTTTCTCTGGTCTTGATGCCCTTCTTCATATATTCCCAAGACTGGAGTAAGTAGATGAGATAAAAACGACATAATAAACGAAGTTCATATGGCTGTTTTTGCTTACTAGTCCTTTTCAAGATACTCTCAAAGACATAGCTTAACTGTTCCTTTGTCTTTTATTCATAGGGATTTGTTGAAAGAAAAGCAATTGATGGTTAAGAAGGCCATTCCTCAGTCCCTTGGCTTCTTATCTTGTCTTTATGGGTCAAGTACAACCCGCTCAGAGAAAACTGCATGCCATTTATTCCTACatgaagatttgaagaaagaTGAGACTCTGAATTGTCTACTTCAAGGGTTCCAATGTTCAAAGTGTGATAAATTTATCGAAAGCAAAGATGAGAAGCATTTCATAATCATAGAGCCTCCAGAGATGGTGAAATTGGAAATGGACCATCATCGTGATTACTTTAACcttcaattatattttaatcttctCAATGACGAGTCTTCTGAAGAGACTCAGCTAGCCTGCGTAGAAGTAATAAGGAGAATTCTTGGCCACACACCCCCAGATATTCTGGTCAGAACAAGGTCTCAATGGATAGAATGCCTTGAATATCTGTTACTTCATGTTAATACAGATGTAAGGGAAGCATTCTGTGCTCAGATTGGTATCTTTGTACAGCATCCTATTTTGGGCTGTTTGTTTCATGGTGACGATGCTATGGAAAAAAGTTGCGAACAAAAGTTTTTTAGTTTGATTGAACATTCTCTAGCAACAGCGAAGGAACTTCTTGTCATCCAGACTCTACTGGAAACGACAGCTGAAGTTATGGTAGCTGTTGATGTTACTAGTGAGCTTTTCATGTTTTGTCTTTTCCTGCTGATTGATCAGCTTGATCATCCAAACTTGATCATCCGAATAAATGCTTCAAGGTTAATAAATCGGTCATCCTACATCCATGTGAAAGGGGGATTTGCAACCCTACTTTCCAGAGTTGCTCATATTCAAAATGAGTTGTTTGATAATCTATCTGCCAGGCTGACCAGCCGTCCAAATGTGGTAAGAGAATTCGCAGAGGCTGTTTTAGGTGTTGAAACTGAAGAAATTGTGAGGAAAATGGTCCCTGTTGTTCTTCCTAAGCTCTTGGTATACCGGCAGGAAAATGCTGATGCAGCCAATACCTTGAACGAACTGGCAAGGTTATTAGACACAGACGTGGTACCGCTAATAGTTATTTGGTTACCCAGAGTTCTTGCATTTGCTCTGAATCAAAAAGAGGACAAGAATCTGCTCTCAGTTTTGCAATTGTATCACTCACAGATTGGTTCTGACAACCAAGAAATTTTTGCTGCTGCGTTGCCTGCACTCTTAGATGAGCTAGTATGCTTTGTGGACATTGCTGATATACCTGAGACAGATAGACGGTATATACTCGCATAGATTCGTACTTTTGAGCAGAAATTGCTAGTTGGAAGTAGCATGAAAGTTTCTTAAATTTACATGTCAACAGAAATGGCTAGAGGTTGTTTTTTTAGTCGCCAGAGGAAAATGCATTCatcattttaaacaaatatcTGAACGTCTTgatgcttgtttgttttttactttctgTGACGTTTGATTTTAGTACTTTGTTTTGCAGGCTACAGAGACTGCCTGAGGCAATAAAGAAGATCTCAAAAGTTTTAACAAATACCGAAGATCTTCCTGGATTCTTACAAAATCATTTTGTTGGACTCCTTAACAGTATTGACAGAAAAATGCTCCATGCAGATGACATTTTTCTTCAGAAACAAGCGCTGAAGCGTATTAAGCTGCTCATTGAGATGATGGGCCATTATCTCAGCACATATGTGCCTAAGCTTATGGTTCTCCTTATGCATGCCATTGACAAAGATGCACTTCAGAGCGAGGGTCTCTTGGTCTTGCATTTTTTTGCAAGAAAGTTGGCTGCTGTATCGCCATCTAGCATAAATTATGTGATTTCTCAGGTATTTGCGGCACTCATCCCCTTcttggagaaagagaaggaaggtCCTCATGTTCATTTGGAGGAAGTGGTAAATATTCTTGAAGAACTTGTTTTGAAGAATAGAGATATACTAAAGCAGCGCATTTGTGAGTTTCCCCTCTTACCTAGCATACCGTCTTTAGGAGAATTGAACAATGCTATACAAGAAGCACGTGGATTAATGAGCCTGAAAGATCAGTTCCGGGATATTGTAAATGGTATGAAACATGAGAACCTGAATGTTAGATACATGGTGGCATGTGAGCTAAGCAAATTGCTGTATCACAGAAATGAAGATGTTGCTGCACTAATTGCTGGTGAACTTGTCTCAGACATGGAAATCGTGAACTCCTTAATCACATCTTTACTACAGGGATGTGCAGAAGAATCTCGAACTACAGTGGGTCAGAGGTTTAAGTTAGTCTGTGCAGATTGTCTTGGAGCAATAGGTGCTATTGACCCTGCCAAAGTGAGAGTTGCTTCATGCAGTCGTTTTAAAATCCAATGCTCAGATGATgatcttatctttgagctcattCATAAACACTTGGCAAGAGCTTTTAGAGCTGCACAGGATACAATCATACAAGACTCAGCTGCTCTTGCCATACAGGAATTACTAAAGATTGCTGGTTGTGAGCCATCATTAGCTGGGAATGTTGTTCTGTTTACCCCCCAGGAGTGTGTACAAGTCAATGTATCTGGTTCTAGAAGATGTGGAAGTAACAGTGAAGTGAAGGATAGGGGGAAAAAACTATGGGATCGCTTCTCAAACTATGTTAAAGAACTAATAGCTCCCTGCTTGACTTCAAGGTTTCAGCTTCCAAATGTGTCTGACCCTGGATCAGCTGGACCAATTTATCAGCCTTCTATGTCATTCAGAAGGTGGCTGTCCTACTGGATAAGGAAATTGACAGCACATGCAACTGGATCCCGTGTAAGCATATTTGCTGCTTGCCGTGGCATAGTGCGTCACGATATGCAGACAGCTACGTATCTCTTACCATACTTAGTTCTGAATGTTGTTTGCCATGGGACTGAGGCAGCACGGCTTAGCATTTCAGAAGAGATCCTTTCTGTTCTTGATGCTGCTGCATCAGAAAATAGTGGAGTGACAATAAACAGCTTTGGTGTTGgtcagagtgaagtttgtgtTCAAGCTGTTTTCACGCTTCTTGATAACCTTGGGCAATGGGTTGACGACGTGAAGCAGGGAGCAGCACTCTCATCGTCTATGCAGTTATCAGGTGGTAGGCAAGTAGCACCCAAATTGAAAGACCAGGTTTCAACCTTAACAACAGAACAGGATCATCTTCTTGTACAATGTAAATATGTGTTGGAGCTTTTGCTTGCTATTCCCAAGGTGACCCTTGCTAGGGCTTCTTTCAGGTGCCAAGCTTATGCCAGGTCATTGATGTACCTCGAATCCCATGTACGTGGAAAGTCAGGCTCCTTAAATCCCGCAGCAGAGAAGACAGGCATCTTTGAAAATGCTGATGTCTCTTCTCTGATGGGAATATACAGCTGCCTTGACGAGCCTGATGGTCTTTCGGGCTTTGCAAGTTTAAGCAAATCGTTAAGTTTGCAAGACCAATTGTTGATAAATAAGAAATCTGGTAATTGGGCAGAAGTTTTCACTGCATGTGAACAAGCCCTTCAGATGGAACCAACATCAGTTCAAAGACATTCTgatgttcttaattgcttgctTAACATGTGCCACCATCAGACAATGGTCACTCATGTTGACGGACTAATTTCCAGAGTACCTGAGTACAAGAAAACGTGGTGCACACAAGGTGTACAAGCTGCATGGAGACTTGGAAAGTGGGAATTGATGGATGAGTATCTTGGTGGAGCTGATGCAGAAGGTTTACTATTCAGTAGCTCAGACAGTAATGCCTCCTTCGACAGAGATGTAGCAAAGATTCTCCAAGCAATGATGAAGAAAGATCAATACTCTGTAGCTGAGAGAATAGCAATTTCCAAACAAGCTCTCATTGCTCCTCTAGCTGCTGCAGGCATGGACTCCTATACACGAGCATATCCTTTTGTTGTCAAACTTCACTTGCTAAGGGAGCTAGAGGACTTCCAGGGGGTTCTTAATGGGGATTCATATCTGGAAAAGTCATTTAGTACAAGTGATCCGGTGTTTTCGAAAGTAGTAGATAACTGGGAGAACCGGCTCAGATTTACACAATCATCGTTGTGGACAAGGGAACCTCTCTTAGCTTTCCGAAGACTCGTCTTTGGTGCCTCTGGGCTTGGTTCTCAAGTTGGGAACTGTTGGCTTCAATATGCAAAGCTTTGCCGTTTAGCTGGACACTATGAGACAGCTCACAGGGCAATTTTGGAAGCTCAGGCTTCTGGTGCACCTAATGTTCACATGGAAAAGGCGAAACTTCTTTGGATCACTAGGCGTTCTGACAGTGCCATTATAGAGCTACAACAGTCTCTCCTGAATATGCATGAGGGAGTTGTTGACTCAACTGTAATTTCTTCTATCAAAAGCTTACTGATGGCTCCCCCGAATCAAGAGCCTACAGTTCGTAACACACaatctttcaaagaaaaaaaagatgttgcAAAGACTCTTCTTTTGTATTCCAAATGGATCCATCACAGTGggcagaaacaaaagaaagatgttTTAAATCTTTACACCCAAGTCAAGGACTTGCTGCCCTGGGAGAAGGGATATTTCCATTTGGCTAAGTATTATGATGAACTATATGTTGATGCAAGAAAGTGTCAACAAGAGAGCTCTTTATTGAGCTCTGCAGGCAGTAAAAAAGGATCTGTCTCGTCGAACTTAAGCACTGAGAAAGCAGGGTGCGATTACCTATTTAAGGGAATGTACTTCTATGCCAAGGCACTTCACAGTGGGCACAAGAATCTCTTTCAAGCACTTCCGAGGTTGTTAACACTATGGTTTGACTTTGGTACTATCTATAAAACAAGTGGCTCAGCGGGAAATAAAGAATTGAAAAGTACTCATATGAAGGTGGTGATTGTGGACTCTTTCTCATGGCTGTTCACTATTTAATACTTCTTAttgcatatataatatgttttattattttcgcAGATAATGAGTTTAATGAGAGGCTGCTTAAAGGATCTACCAACCTATCAGTGGTTAACTGTGTTGCCTCAGTTGGTTTCTAGAATTTGTCACCAGAATGGGGATACAGTACTCATGGTTAAAAATATCATCACCTCTGTTCTACATCAATTTCCTCAGCAAGGGCTCTGGATTATGGCAGCTGTTTCAAAATCTACTGTTCCTGCTAGGAGGGAAGCAGCTGCAGAAATCATACAAGGTGCACGAAAAGGTTTTAACCAAGGTGACAGAGGCCACAATTTGTTCATTCAGTTTGCTAGTTTGACTGATCATTTCATTAAACTGTGCTTCCATGGAGGACAACCAAGATCCAAGGTTATCAATATAGCGACTGAATTCAGTGCCTTGAAAAGAATGATGCCGCTGGATATCATCATGCCAATTCAACAATCTCTTACCATTAGCCTACCAGCATTCGATATGAACAACAATGAACGACACTCTGCCAGTGTATTTTCTGATTCAGATCTACCAACTATTTCTGGTATAGCTGATGAAGCCGAGATACTTTCATCCCTTCAGCGCCCAAAGAAGGTatgcttttccttttttcagaTTGAAAGCGTCATCCATAGTATAAGATTCTCTGCACTGCGTTCTGCTTATAGCTTCTTTTATATATCTCCCAGTATGGGCATTATACCATAGCATAAAATCATTTTATCTTTGAGAACCAGTCCTACAAAATATGCCTTACCAATAGATTATATTCTGTATTCAGATCATTCTGCTGGGAAATGATGGTATTGAGTATCCATTCCTCTGCAAGCCCAAGGATGATCTCAGGAAAGATGCTCGGATGATGGAATTTACTGCGATGATAAACCGCTTACTATCCAAATATCCCGAAAGCAGGCGAAGGAAGCTATATATCCGCACCTTTGCAGTAGCTCCTCTGACTGAAGACTGTGGTCTGGTGGAGTGGGTTCCACATACACGTGGACTCCGCCATATTTTACAAGATATATACATTTCTTGTGGAAAGTTTGACCGGCAGAAAACAAATCCGcaaattaaaagaatatatgaTCAATGCGCTGTTAAAAAGGAGTATGAAATGCTGAAGACCAAGATCCTCCCTATGTTCCCTCCGGTTTTCCATAAATGGTTCTTGACGACGTTTTCTGAACCAGCTGCTTGGTTTAGGTCACGTGTAGCTTATGCTCACACCACAGCAGTTTGGTCCATGGTTGGGCACATTGTTGGACTTGGTGACCGTCATGGAGAAAATATCCTCTTTGACTCTACTTCAGGTGATTGTGTTCATGTAGACTTCAGTTGCTTATTTGACAAAGGCTTACAACTGGAGAAGCCTGAGTTGGTGCCATTCAGATTGACCCAGGCAAGAAACTGcaaaattgttttgtgtgtgttttgttggtattttgtttttgtttgtcataatAATGAACTGTTATTTTCCAAACCACAGAACATGATCGATGGTTTGGGCATCACTGGATATGAGGGCATCTTCATGAGGGTATGTGAAATCACTCTCACAGTGTTGAGGACACATAGGGAGACATTGATGAGCATACTGGAGACATTCATCCATGATCCTCTTGTGGAGTggacaaaaacacacaaatcaagCGGAGTAGAAGTTCAGAACCCACATGCTCAGGTTTGCATAATCATCTAATGATTCTCTTTCGTGTCAGTTCTTTtgcccttttttttctttctaattgcTTGAGACAACCACATGATTTTGCAATTATAGCGGGCCATAAGCAGCATTGAAGCCCGGTTGCAGGGCGTGGTTGTTGGTGTTCCACTACCGGTAGAAGGTCAGGCTCACCGGTTGATTGCTGATGCAGT from Camelina sativa cultivar DH55 chromosome 7, Cs, whole genome shotgun sequence includes the following:
- the LOC104702637 gene encoding serine/threonine-protein kinase ATR, whose product is MANDNNLSSLVHELRERLAASSSTPANSSGEEDALEIRFRAVFPNLLNTYLVPSLGNGREVTAVLKLVGHTARNIPGVFYHGSPAAILPVIARIIPFFAEPDFVPAHGVLLETVGSLLMLLRSNSRKAYRMFFHDSLQAIEDMQPIASRHSNEPEICESHIPFRCFCMSFSGILGDTCHLCDLPDANKPRDGDGLVLNLLGAKRWQPFATCILKLICKCLTEGTLYVHGLIHTSFVKAACSLVCGGGADLQMACFEFASLIGSILTFNILPHVGLIQSIILLLSADEEGLPVYRNAIYDATIGRFLTALYSSCSDVAIKLTAESLVLVFPHALQRTNSEELKASLCGAYARIVKSCPPRIWKLHCLPELLHLSKPCYQLIECFKAVLVILGPGCVRGKTTKCGSHTSTASDTPVLEINVGKKRHIKDGRAYKRKRQKVGDDIQREVYLDPEFSSETDGKDAVSLREMLISTVESLKPPPAGPSLLQTEISIVALTMLSNAFCFSPWTDMTHRLFHQMYAWIPWITEQVEKENPIMFDISIYLEGIHNILLVPDLDSRYEYTSKGNDLVAIQFLLKLPWTHCMLFKKPSSLVKSKCLSVGIWTKLGLQDGSGFNIFNRALSDDFEQVRAVAVISMPLKVLFSGLDALLHIFPRLEDLLKEKQLMVKKAIPQSLGFLSCLYGSSTTRSEKTACHLFLHEDLKKDETLNCLLQGFQCSKCDKFIESKDEKHFIIIEPPEMVKLEMDHHRDYFNLQLYFNLLNDESSEETQLACVEVIRRILGHTPPDILVRTRSQWIECLEYLLLHVNTDVREAFCAQIGIFVQHPILGCLFHGDDAMEKSCEQKFFSLIEHSLATAKELLVIQTLLETTAEVMVAVDVTSELFMFCLFLLIDQLDHPNLIIRINASRLINRSSYIHVKGGFATLLSRVAHIQNELFDNLSARLTSRPNVVREFAEAVLGVETEEIVRKMVPVVLPKLLVYRQENADAANTLNELARLLDTDVVPLIVIWLPRVLAFALNQKEDKNLLSVLQLYHSQIGSDNQEIFAAALPALLDELVCFVDIADIPETDRRLQRLPEAIKKISKVLTNTEDLPGFLQNHFVGLLNSIDRKMLHADDIFLQKQALKRIKLLIEMMGHYLSTYVPKLMVLLMHAIDKDALQSEGLLVLHFFARKLAAVSPSSINYVISQVFAALIPFLEKEKEGPHVHLEEVVNILEELVLKNRDILKQRICEFPLLPSIPSLGELNNAIQEARGLMSLKDQFRDIVNGMKHENLNVRYMVACELSKLLYHRNEDVAALIAGELVSDMEIVNSLITSLLQGCAEESRTTVGQRFKLVCADCLGAIGAIDPAKVRVASCSRFKIQCSDDDLIFELIHKHLARAFRAAQDTIIQDSAALAIQELLKIAGCEPSLAGNVVLFTPQECVQVNVSGSRRCGSNSEVKDRGKKLWDRFSNYVKELIAPCLTSRFQLPNVSDPGSAGPIYQPSMSFRRWLSYWIRKLTAHATGSRVSIFAACRGIVRHDMQTATYLLPYLVLNVVCHGTEAARLSISEEILSVLDAAASENSGVTINSFGVGQSEVCVQAVFTLLDNLGQWVDDVKQGAALSSSMQLSGGRQVAPKLKDQVSTLTTEQDHLLVQCKYVLELLLAIPKVTLARASFRCQAYARSLMYLESHVRGKSGSLNPAAEKTGIFENADVSSLMGIYSCLDEPDGLSGFASLSKSLSLQDQLLINKKSGNWAEVFTACEQALQMEPTSVQRHSDVLNCLLNMCHHQTMVTHVDGLISRVPEYKKTWCTQGVQAAWRLGKWELMDEYLGGADAEGLLFSSSDSNASFDRDVAKILQAMMKKDQYSVAERIAISKQALIAPLAAAGMDSYTRAYPFVVKLHLLRELEDFQGVLNGDSYLEKSFSTSDPVFSKVVDNWENRLRFTQSSLWTREPLLAFRRLVFGASGLGSQVGNCWLQYAKLCRLAGHYETAHRAILEAQASGAPNVHMEKAKLLWITRRSDSAIIELQQSLLNMHEGVVDSTVISSIKSLLMAPPNQEPTVRNTQSFKEKKDVAKTLLLYSKWIHHSGQKQKKDVLNLYTQVKDLLPWEKGYFHLAKYYDELYVDARKCQQESSLLSSAGSKKGSVSSNLSTEKAGCDYLFKGMYFYAKALHSGHKNLFQALPRLLTLWFDFGTIYKTSGSAGNKELKSTHMKIMSLMRGCLKDLPTYQWLTVLPQLVSRICHQNGDTVLMVKNIITSVLHQFPQQGLWIMAAVSKSTVPARREAAAEIIQGARKGFNQGDRGHNLFIQFASLTDHFIKLCFHGGQPRSKVINIATEFSALKRMMPLDIIMPIQQSLTISLPAFDMNNNERHSASVFSDSDLPTISGIADEAEILSSLQRPKKIILLGNDGIEYPFLCKPKDDLRKDARMMEFTAMINRLLSKYPESRRRKLYIRTFAVAPLTEDCGLVEWVPHTRGLRHILQDIYISCGKFDRQKTNPQIKRIYDQCAVKKEYEMLKTKILPMFPPVFHKWFLTTFSEPAAWFRSRVAYAHTTAVWSMVGHIVGLGDRHGENILFDSTSGDCVHVDFSCLFDKGLQLEKPELVPFRLTQNMIDGLGITGYEGIFMRVCEITLTVLRTHRETLMSILETFIHDPLVEWTKTHKSSGVEVQNPHAQRAISSIEARLQGVVVGVPLPVEGQAHRLIADAVSLENLGKMYIWWMPWF